In one Nostoc sp. KVJ3 genomic region, the following are encoded:
- a CDS encoding ABC transporter permease has protein sequence MFKIFKGFYKAKKTRTVPLLEILTMAAETLWSNKLRTGLTMLGVIIGISSVIAITSVGQGVQKGVEQQIQALGTDVIQILAGAARSGNVRQGVGSSSTLTWEDAKAIATQAPSAQMVSAYLQRSAQVVYAGQNTSTTIYGTDLNYPEVRNTHPQQGRYFTQEELDTVAQVAILGPTVQSTLFGKGVNPIGEKIRIQGEAYQVIGVMEAKGSQGPMDRDDQVFIPLTSMSKRLVGNNALVGVSVNGILVKGANQEQLEAAQFQVTNLLRLRHNIYPPQADDFRLTNQADIVSTFTSVVGLFTVMLVAIAGISLVVGGIGIANIMLVSVVERTREIGIRKAVGATNSAILNQFLAEAIVISIAGGGIGMATGILLAFIAASVFKFPFIISFLSIVAGFGLSLSVGLLAGVIPARNASKLDPINALRSD, from the coding sequence ATGTTTAAGATATTTAAGGGCTTTTATAAAGCTAAGAAGACCCGCACAGTACCGTTGCTGGAAATCTTGACAATGGCGGCAGAGACTCTGTGGAGTAACAAATTACGCACAGGTTTAACTATGCTGGGCGTAATTATTGGGATTTCTTCAGTCATTGCCATTACTTCTGTCGGTCAGGGAGTGCAAAAGGGGGTTGAGCAACAGATCCAAGCATTGGGTACAGATGTGATCCAAATCTTAGCGGGGGCTGCAAGAAGTGGGAATGTCCGTCAGGGGGTAGGTTCTAGCAGCACCTTGACCTGGGAAGATGCAAAGGCGATCGCTACACAAGCACCATCAGCACAGATGGTTTCTGCTTATCTCCAACGCAGCGCTCAAGTTGTATATGCAGGACAGAACACTTCAACAACCATTTATGGCACAGATTTGAATTACCCAGAAGTCAGAAATACTCACCCCCAGCAAGGGAGATATTTTACTCAAGAAGAACTAGATACTGTGGCACAGGTAGCTATTCTTGGCCCGACAGTCCAAAGCACACTTTTTGGAAAAGGTGTAAATCCTATCGGCGAGAAAATTCGCATTCAGGGAGAGGCTTACCAAGTAATTGGGGTGATGGAAGCTAAAGGTTCTCAGGGGCCAATGGATCGAGATGACCAGGTTTTTATTCCTCTAACTAGTATGTCGAAGAGACTTGTTGGTAACAATGCTCTGGTAGGTGTTTCTGTAAATGGAATTTTAGTTAAAGGTGCTAATCAGGAACAATTAGAAGCGGCTCAGTTTCAAGTTACTAATCTTTTACGGCTGCGTCACAATATTTATCCACCACAAGCCGATGATTTTCGGTTGACTAATCAAGCTGATATTGTGAGTACCTTCACTAGTGTTGTTGGTTTATTTACAGTCATGCTAGTAGCGATCGCTGGAATTTCTTTAGTGGTTGGTGGAATTGGGATTGCCAACATTATGCTAGTTTCCGTGGTTGAACGGACGCGGGAAATTGGGATTCGCAAAGCTGTAGGAGCTACCAATTCTGCCATACTTAATCAATTTTTAGCCGAAGCGATCGTGATTTCCATTGCTGGTGGAGGTATTGGGATGGCCACTGGCATTTTATTAGCCTTTATAGCTGCAAGCGTTTTCAAATTTCCCTTTATCATTTCTTTCTTGTCAATCGTTGCTGGCTTTGGACTCTCGTTAAGCGTTGGCTTACTCGCTGGGGTGATTCCAGCACGTAACGCATCTAAATTAGATCCAATCAACGCTTTAAGAAGCGACTAG